A section of the Malus sylvestris chromosome 17, drMalSylv7.2, whole genome shotgun sequence genome encodes:
- the LOC126611740 gene encoding peroxidase 3-like gives MKFGGNETINMCFKYNPSPNWTIFVTLHFLILQRSTKLKLGPWGRLINFKPQFCNCKYFQIKFLSSKLIQVEAQLQRKMGSTRFSGILVSCLLVIIGLSEAQLQLGFYAKNCPNAEKIVKDYVEEHIHNSPSLAAALIRLHFHDCFVRGCDASILLNSTSSNQAEKDAPPNLTLRGFDFIDRIKSRLEAQCPGIVSCADTIALAARDSIVATGGPTWKVPTGRRDGVIARRADALANIPPPTSNFSNLQRTFANTGLDLKDLVLLSGAHTIGVSHCSSFSNRLYNFTGVGDQDPALNTQYAANLKANKCKTPTDNTTIVEMDPGSVRTFDLSYYTLLLKRRGLFQSDAALTTSSTTYNYIHQLLKGSLQNFYDEFGKSMEKMGRANVKTGSAGEIRKQCSVVNS, from the exons ATGAAATTTGGTGGCAATGAGACCATAAATATGTGCTTCAAATATAATCCATCACCAAA CTGGACTATTTTCGTCACCTTGCATTTTCTTATTTTGCAGAGGTCCACAAAGTTGAAGTTGGGGCCTTGGGGGAGGCTTATAAATTTCAAACCACAGTTTTGTAATTGCAAATACTTTCAAATCAAGTTTCTTTCCTCCAAATTAATACAAGTTGAAGCACAGTTACAACGAAAAATGGGGTCGACTCGATTTTCTGGGATTTTGGTTTCATGTCTTTTGGTGATCATAGGCCTCAGTGAGGCTCAGTTGCAACTGGGTTTCTATGCCAAGAACTGCCCGAATGCAGAGAAGATTGTGAAAGACTACGTCGAGGAGCACATCCACAACTCACCCTCACTTGCAGCTGCTCTCATAAGGTTGCACTTCCATGATTGCTTTGTCAGG GGTTGTGATGCATCTATTCTTCTGAACTCGACTTCAAGTAACCAAGCTGAAAAAGATGCTCCCCCAAATCTAACCCTCAGAGGGTTTGACTTCATCGACAGAATAAAGAGCCGACTTGAAGCTCAATGCCCTGGAATAGTTTCTTGCGCAGACACTATTGCTTTGGCAGCAAGAGATTCTATTGTTGCAACA GGAGGTCCAACTTGGAAGGTTCCAACAGGTAGAAGAGATGGGGTGATCGCAAGGAGGGCAGATGCCTTAGCCAACATTCCACCCCCAACTTCCAACTTCAGCAATCTCCAAAGAACTTTTGCCAACACGGGTCTTGATTTGAAGGACTTGGTCTTGCTATCTG GTGCTCACACAATTGGGGTCTCTCATTGCTCATCATTTTCAAACCGCCTTTACAATTTCACCGGAGTGGGTGACCAGGACCCCGCTTTGAACACCCAATACGCAGCGAATCTCAAGGCCAACAAGTGCAAAACTCCAACTGATAACACCACAATTGTTGAGATGGACCCTGGAAGCGTCAGGACTTTTGACCTAAGCTACTACACACTTTTGCTCAAAAGGCGAGGGCTCTTCCAATCCGATGCTGCTTTGACAACCAGCTCAACAACTTATAATTATATCCACCAGCTGCTCAAAGGTTCACTGCAGAACTTCTACGATGAGTTTGGAAAGTCTATGGAGAAAATGGGTCGGGCTAACGTTAAGACTGGATCGGCTGGCGAGATTAGGAAGCAATGTTCAGTTGTGAATAGCTAG